The following are encoded in a window of Acetobacteroides hydrogenigenes genomic DNA:
- a CDS encoding GAF domain-containing protein, whose product MNLNLSIRKKIQLYILGSTILIYIVVFGYISLANRKSSFRQTTKMIDAYSERYAREVGGIMNSDMSMLRTISEGLKAAKGYSPVQLIALKDEMIRNIFKVNPNVYSIWDSWEYTFLDPSWSKPYGRKSFTITNDGGKIIESTAERSLDGDPPLYAIQKNNPRENAWEPYLDVYAQGKSEAKMMSTLSVPMMRDGKFIGIMAEDITLDQYQAMLEKIKPFEGANAMLVAQSGSIAGHPNKTILAKNISNLKGIGDYAATILDSVKAGHLCSFVAEDSLGVETYFSFAPIKVGRDDASTWAFGISVPTGEIYAQNRGAFLITLLVGVLGLAFMSIVISVLSKSITDPVKRITGMLNRMSRGELSAEMRVQHITNDELGEMGDAINKTLDGLIHKERFAEEIGKGQLDTNLELMSEDDLLGKSLVNMRDSLKKADEEEAVRKQNDERRRWFADSLAKINEVIRKNNHDIDLLCKTLVKEVVVAIDANQGGIFLLNDENEQEPIFELRSAFAYDRYKLMQRSFMVGEGLLGACVAEKEQVYLKEIPNDYIKITSGLGGANPNNLLIVPFIHDGKVLGVIEVASFKLIEDYQQELILKMAESVASAISFAQTNSITQELLEQSKLQAEMMAAQEEEMRQNLEELRSTQEEAQRQHDQVSGMIEAFGKLVMWTDYDSKGNAIGASDSLLAHLSLTHEKLIGVSLAKEFADNGYSIEEFNQLWTSVKAGSSRTVVMKRKVGNETRTFEEVFTPVYEGSNLLKVLKVSHDITAYCMA is encoded by the coding sequence ATGAACTTAAATCTGTCCATTCGAAAAAAGATTCAGCTCTACATCCTAGGCTCTACGATACTCATATACATTGTTGTTTTTGGGTATATAAGCTTGGCAAACCGTAAGTCATCTTTTAGGCAAACAACTAAGATGATAGACGCCTATTCGGAAAGATACGCCCGTGAGGTGGGTGGGATCATGAATAGCGACATGTCTATGCTACGCACCATATCCGAAGGCTTGAAAGCGGCTAAGGGCTACTCCCCAGTGCAGCTTATAGCGCTGAAGGATGAGATGATTCGGAATATCTTTAAGGTTAATCCGAATGTCTACTCCATTTGGGATAGCTGGGAGTACACCTTCCTTGATCCGTCGTGGAGCAAACCGTACGGGCGAAAATCGTTCACCATTACAAATGATGGCGGCAAAATTATTGAGTCTACCGCCGAAAGAAGCTTAGACGGTGATCCTCCGCTGTACGCCATTCAGAAGAATAATCCGCGCGAAAACGCGTGGGAGCCGTATCTCGACGTATACGCTCAAGGGAAGTCGGAGGCTAAAATGATGTCGACCCTGTCGGTTCCAATGATGCGTGACGGAAAGTTTATCGGCATCATGGCCGAGGATATTACCCTGGACCAGTACCAAGCAATGCTCGAAAAGATTAAGCCCTTCGAGGGGGCAAATGCCATGTTGGTTGCTCAGTCGGGGAGCATTGCGGGGCATCCCAACAAAACGATTCTGGCAAAGAATATCTCGAACCTGAAGGGTATTGGAGATTACGCCGCGACCATTCTGGATAGCGTTAAAGCGGGCCATCTGTGCTCGTTTGTGGCCGAAGATAGCCTAGGGGTTGAAACCTACTTCTCGTTTGCTCCAATTAAGGTTGGTCGCGACGATGCCTCGACCTGGGCATTTGGAATATCGGTTCCTACCGGCGAAATATACGCCCAAAACAGAGGCGCATTCCTTATAACCCTGCTTGTTGGCGTGCTCGGGTTGGCCTTCATGTCTATCGTAATTTCAGTTCTTTCCAAGAGCATTACCGATCCGGTAAAGCGTATTACGGGAATGCTGAACAGGATGTCGCGAGGCGAGCTGTCGGCCGAGATGCGGGTGCAGCACATTACCAACGACGAGCTGGGCGAAATGGGGGATGCCATCAATAAAACCCTAGATGGGCTTATCCATAAGGAGCGATTCGCCGAGGAGATCGGTAAGGGGCAGCTGGATACCAATCTCGAGCTGATGAGTGAGGACGACCTGCTCGGAAAATCGTTGGTAAACATGCGAGACAGCCTTAAAAAGGCCGACGAGGAAGAGGCGGTTCGCAAGCAGAACGACGAGCGTCGTCGCTGGTTTGCCGATAGCCTTGCAAAAATCAACGAGGTCATCAGAAAAAACAACCACGATATCGACCTGCTTTGCAAGACGCTGGTTAAGGAAGTGGTGGTGGCTATTGATGCCAACCAAGGCGGCATCTTCCTGCTAAACGACGAGAATGAGCAGGAGCCTATCTTCGAGCTACGATCGGCCTTTGCCTACGATCGCTATAAGCTGATGCAGCGATCGTTTATGGTTGGCGAGGGGCTTCTAGGGGCGTGTGTGGCTGAGAAGGAGCAGGTTTACCTGAAGGAAATCCCTAACGATTACATCAAGATCACCTCTGGTTTAGGTGGCGCCAACCCCAATAACCTTCTTATCGTTCCGTTTATTCACGATGGCAAGGTGCTCGGCGTTATCGAGGTGGCATCGTTTAAGCTGATAGAGGACTACCAGCAGGAGCTGATCCTGAAGATGGCCGAAAGCGTTGCTTCTGCCATATCGTTCGCACAAACCAACTCTATTACCCAGGAGCTGCTCGAGCAGTCGAAGCTACAGGCCGAGATGATGGCCGCCCAGGAGGAGGAGATGCGCCAGAACCTCGAGGAGCTGCGCTCCACCCAAGAGGAGGCACAGCGCCAGCACGACCAGGTTAGCGGCATGATCGAAGCTTTTGGCAAGCTGGTGATGTGGACCGACTACGACTCCAAGGGCAACGCCATTGGTGCCAGCGACAGCTTGCTCGCCCACCTAAGCCTTACTCACGAAAAGTTGATTGGCGTATCGCTGGCAAAAGAGTTTGCCGATAACGGATACAGCATCGAAGAGTTTAACCAGCTATGGACAAGCGTTAAGGCGGGTAGCTCTAGGACAGTTGTAATGAAGCGAAAAGTGGGCAACGAAACCCGTACCTTCGAAGAGGTGTTTACGCCGGTTTACGAAGGCTCGAACCTGCTAAAAGTGCTTAAGGTATCGCACGATATTACCGCATACTGCATGGCCTAG
- a CDS encoding NAD(P)H-dependent flavin oxidoreductase, translating to MSNRVTSLFNIKYPIIQGGMVWCSGWRLAVAVSEAGGLGLIGAGSLHPEMLREHIQKAKAATSKPFGVNVPLLYPEIERIMQIIVEEGVKIVFTSAGNPKTWTKHLKDNGITVVHVVSSSKFAKKCEDAGVDAVVAEGFEAGGHNGREETTTFALIPQVRKATSLPLIAAGGVGSGSGMLGAMALGADGVQIGTLFALSEESSAHEAFKKRCTELEEGDTMLSLKKIGATRLIKNEFYQKVTELEDRGAAAEELKALLGRGRAKKGIFEGDLVEGELEIGQIASMVKAIKPVKQIVDELVAEFSQRQETLSTIKF from the coding sequence ATGAGTAACAGAGTTACCTCCCTTTTCAACATAAAGTATCCGATTATCCAAGGTGGAATGGTATGGTGCAGCGGCTGGAGGCTTGCTGTAGCCGTATCGGAGGCGGGTGGATTGGGCCTTATTGGGGCCGGATCGCTGCATCCCGAGATGCTGCGCGAGCACATCCAGAAGGCAAAAGCCGCTACCAGCAAACCCTTTGGCGTTAATGTACCGCTGCTTTACCCCGAGATCGAGCGCATCATGCAAATCATCGTAGAGGAGGGTGTAAAGATCGTTTTCACCTCGGCCGGAAATCCAAAAACATGGACAAAGCACCTAAAGGATAACGGCATTACCGTGGTTCACGTGGTGTCGAGCTCTAAGTTTGCCAAGAAGTGCGAGGATGCGGGCGTTGATGCCGTAGTTGCCGAGGGATTCGAGGCCGGCGGCCACAACGGGCGCGAGGAGACCACCACCTTTGCCTTAATTCCACAGGTGCGCAAGGCCACATCGCTTCCGCTTATTGCCGCAGGAGGCGTAGGATCGGGTAGCGGCATGCTTGGCGCCATGGCGCTAGGTGCCGATGGCGTGCAGATCGGAACCTTGTTTGCGCTTTCGGAGGAGTCGTCGGCGCATGAGGCCTTCAAGAAGCGCTGCACCGAGCTCGAGGAGGGCGATACCATGCTTAGCCTTAAAAAGATTGGCGCAACCCGCCTTATTAAGAACGAATTCTACCAAAAGGTAACCGAGCTCGAGGATCGCGGAGCCGCTGCCGAGGAGCTAAAAGCGCTACTAGGCCGTGGACGCGCCAAGAAGGGCATCTTCGAGGGCGATTTGGTTGAAGGCGAGCTCGAGATCGGGCAGATCGCCTCGATGGTAAAGGCCATCAAGCCCGTTAAACAAATCGTCGACGAGCTTGTTGCTGAGTTTAGCCAAAGGCAAGAAACCCTATCTACGATAAAATTCTAG